Proteins encoded within one genomic window of Lysinibacillus sphaericus:
- the ilvB gene encoding biosynthetic-type acetolactate synthase large subunit, with protein MSANVSINEKEQLATEEVEQTFQAKDGADILVQALHDQDVDIIFGYPGGAVLQIYDAMYKNPIRHILTRHEQGAIHAAEGYARVSNKPGVVIATSGPGATNLVTGIADAMIDSIPLVVFTGQVATTVIGTDAFQEADIMGITTPITKHNYQVQDVNDIPRIVKEAFHIANTGRKGPVVVDFPKNVSQMLFDVNNPPQEPEEIYLPGYQPTYKPNYLQIQKAIQAISLAKNPVILAGAGVLFADAREELTTFAEKYQIPVTNTLLGLGSIHGDHELFIGMAGMHGTVTANMAITKSDLLLNIGARFDDRLTGNLATFAPNATIVHIDIDPAEIGKNVPTDIPIVADAKEALKSLLKKDFEGPDTKQWLEFLNNHAKEYPLWYSKEDGDTEVLPQEALELVHKITEGDAIVTTDVGQHQMWAAQYYRLNNDHGWVTSGGLGTMGFGFPAAIGAQFAKPDKKVVSIVGDAGFQMTAQELSLLKEFNLPVKIVILNNSCLGMVRQWQQTFYEERYSSSLMPIQPDFVKLADAYGIKGYRINTIDEAESIFREALLSDEPALIDCRVKQLECVYPMVAPGKGLHEMIGVKKN; from the coding sequence ATGAGTGCGAATGTTTCAATTAATGAAAAAGAACAATTGGCGACAGAAGAAGTAGAACAAACTTTTCAAGCGAAAGATGGTGCAGACATTTTAGTCCAAGCGCTGCATGATCAAGATGTAGATATTATTTTTGGATATCCGGGTGGAGCAGTACTTCAAATATATGATGCAATGTACAAAAACCCAATTCGTCATATTTTAACACGTCACGAGCAAGGTGCTATTCACGCAGCTGAAGGCTATGCACGTGTATCGAATAAGCCGGGGGTTGTCATCGCTACAAGTGGTCCAGGTGCAACGAACTTAGTAACAGGTATTGCCGATGCGATGATTGATTCTATCCCATTAGTTGTCTTTACTGGTCAAGTAGCGACAACAGTTATTGGAACAGATGCGTTCCAAGAGGCAGATATTATGGGGATTACAACACCTATTACAAAGCACAACTACCAAGTACAAGATGTCAATGATATCCCTCGCATAGTGAAAGAAGCGTTCCATATTGCGAATACAGGTCGTAAAGGACCAGTTGTGGTAGATTTCCCTAAAAATGTATCTCAAATGCTGTTTGATGTAAATAATCCACCACAAGAACCAGAAGAAATTTATTTACCAGGCTATCAACCGACATACAAGCCGAACTATTTGCAAATTCAAAAGGCTATTCAAGCTATTTCGCTAGCGAAAAATCCAGTAATTCTAGCAGGGGCGGGTGTACTATTTGCCGATGCTCGTGAAGAATTAACAACTTTCGCTGAGAAGTATCAAATTCCTGTAACAAATACCTTATTAGGTCTTGGCTCCATTCATGGCGATCACGAATTATTCATTGGTATGGCCGGAATGCATGGAACAGTAACAGCAAATATGGCAATTACTAAGTCGGATTTATTATTAAATATTGGCGCTCGATTTGATGACCGTTTAACAGGGAATTTAGCAACGTTTGCACCAAATGCAACAATTGTCCATATTGACATTGATCCGGCTGAAATCGGTAAAAATGTACCGACCGATATTCCGATTGTAGCGGATGCAAAAGAGGCATTAAAATCTTTACTGAAAAAAGATTTTGAAGGTCCGGATACGAAACAATGGCTTGAATTTTTAAACAATCATGCAAAAGAATATCCGCTGTGGTATTCAAAAGAAGATGGAGACACAGAGGTGTTACCGCAGGAAGCACTAGAACTTGTGCATAAAATTACTGAAGGTGATGCCATTGTGACGACGGATGTAGGGCAGCATCAAATGTGGGCTGCACAATATTACCGCTTAAACAATGATCATGGTTGGGTAACGTCTGGTGGACTTGGTACGATGGGCTTCGGCTTCCCAGCTGCAATAGGGGCCCAGTTTGCGAAGCCAGACAAAAAAGTTGTTTCGATTGTAGGCGATGCAGGTTTCCAAATGACTGCACAAGAGCTTTCATTATTAAAAGAATTCAACTTACCAGTAAAAATTGTGATTTTAAATAACAGTTGTTTAGGGATGGTACGCCAATGGCAACAAACATTCTATGAAGAGCGTTATTCATCATCACTTATGCCAATCCAGCCAGATTTTGTTAAATTAGCGGATGCTTACGGCATTAAAGGCTATCGAATTAACACAATTGACGAAGCGGAAAGTATTTTCCGTGAGGCACTGCTTTCTGACGAGCCAGCGTTAATCGACTGCCGTGTAAAACAGCTTGAATGTGTCTACCCAATGGTTGCACCAGGTAAAGGGTTACATGAAATGATTGGGGTGAAAAAGAATTGA